In Aliamphritea ceti, a single window of DNA contains:
- a CDS encoding YeaC family protein → MTFEKMIQAMTPDVYASLKQAVELGKWPNGQKLSKEQRETSMRAVIAYEAANLPEEQRSGYIDRTKKDGSQHGKNPLEPQVLKILNEH, encoded by the coding sequence ATGACTTTTGAAAAAATGATCCAGGCGATGACGCCGGATGTTTATGCCAGCCTTAAGCAGGCTGTGGAATTGGGCAAGTGGCCCAATGGTCAGAAGCTAAGTAAAGAGCAGCGTGAAACCTCCATGCGTGCTGTGATTGCCTATGAAGCAGCCAATTTGCCGGAAGAACAGCGTAGCGGTTACATAGACCGGACGAAGAAAGACGGCAGTCAGCATGGTAAGAATCCCTTAGAACCACAGGTGTTGAAGATTTTAAATGAGCACTGA
- a CDS encoding sensor domain-containing diguanylate cyclase: MDYSFAVGQNQDLLVRQDMTSTEKDNQELRRVIRLMSSKMERNEAILKSFFEMEIRLLSCSTLAELLDLLLVEFKEYFRLTSVNLILLDPEGAARDLLDEYVPPKPGHTLRFVKNQRLLKSIFPTPELKAGELTDAVKKLAFPGSPFILSSALLPLIRHDCLIGSLHLGSKDPGRYSDSFDYDYINHLASVIAVCIENCINQQNLKRMSIIDMLTKVHNRRAFDQEIIRELSRANRHQSTLSCLFVDLDHFKLVNDTYGHQVGDRVLRSVGQVLKKSLRKTDFIARYGGEEFAILLPKCDAVQAQQIGDTIRNKILKMIMHNDLGEPFRISCSIGISSCEVSRYDHASLEDLSTRLLKAADDGVYTAKHNGRNQCAYEHFDLEPRSGIKLVSG; encoded by the coding sequence ATCGATTATAGTTTTGCAGTCGGGCAAAACCAGGATCTTCTAGTTAGGCAAGATATGACATCAACAGAAAAAGACAATCAGGAACTACGCCGCGTCATCCGTCTTATGTCGAGTAAGATGGAACGTAATGAGGCGATCCTGAAATCATTTTTTGAGATGGAAATACGCCTGCTCAGCTGCAGCACTCTGGCAGAATTACTGGACCTGCTATTAGTAGAGTTTAAAGAATATTTCCGCCTGACATCCGTCAATCTTATCTTATTAGACCCCGAAGGTGCCGCCCGTGACCTGCTGGACGAATATGTCCCGCCTAAACCCGGACATACACTGCGCTTCGTTAAAAATCAGCGGTTATTGAAATCTATTTTCCCAACCCCTGAGCTGAAAGCTGGTGAATTAACTGATGCAGTTAAAAAGTTGGCCTTTCCAGGCAGTCCTTTTATTCTCAGTAGCGCCCTCCTACCCCTGATACGTCATGACTGCCTGATCGGCAGCCTGCATCTGGGAAGCAAAGACCCCGGCCGTTACAGTGACAGCTTTGATTACGACTACATTAATCATCTCGCATCTGTGATTGCGGTATGTATTGAGAACTGCATAAACCAGCAGAACCTCAAGCGCATGAGCATCATAGATATGCTCACTAAAGTACATAACCGCCGCGCCTTTGATCAGGAAATTATTCGCGAATTATCACGGGCGAACCGTCATCAGAGCACGCTCAGCTGCCTGTTTGTCGACCTTGATCACTTTAAGCTGGTCAATGATACATACGGCCATCAGGTAGGCGACCGGGTACTGCGAAGTGTTGGTCAGGTACTTAAGAAGTCACTGCGTAAGACTGACTTTATTGCCCGTTATGGCGGCGAAGAGTTTGCGATTTTGCTGCCTAAATGTGATGCCGTACAGGCACAGCAAATCGGCGATACAATACGCAATAAAATCCTTAAAATGATTATGCATAATGATCTTGGGGAACCGTTTCGAATCAGCTGTTCTATCGGTATCTCCAGCTGCGAAGTCTCCCGCTACGATCATGCGTCACTGGAAGATCTTTCTACCCGGTTACTGAAAGCAGCTGACGACGGTGTCTACACAGCCAAACATAATGGCCGCAACCAGTGTGCTTATGAGCACTTCGATTTAGAACCCCGCAGCGGTATCAAACTGGTTTCAGGTTAA
- a CDS encoding aminotransferase class V-fold PLP-dependent enzyme, with the protein MTALIQRIRDAVIGSDQTITTPFGDKPLVYADYTASGRSLNFIEEYIQQQVLPFYANTHTESSYTGAQTGQLREQARTEIRQAVNADDTYEVIFCGSGATAAIHKLVDILNLRLPADLNDRYKFTDMIPQDQRPVVFIGAYEHHSNELPWRESIADVVVIPLSETGLLDIQVLEEKLVEYQNRPLKIGSFSAASNVTGLKSNVVGISHLLKRFGAFAFWDYAAGAPYVGIDMLSGGKPDSALDAVFISPHKFIGGPGTPGILVVNKALLTNRVPAVPGGGTVIYVTPEDHSYTEHGERREEGGTPAIIESIRAGLVFRLQQQVGVERIEKLETDFVRRALQHWGNNDKIEVLGNPDAPRLSIVSLRIKYQQEDLHYGFVVALLNDLFGIQARGGCSCAGPYGHALLDMDMQYSKAVEAQIKAAQMVMRPGWSRLNFNYFIDEACFQYLLQAIDLVAEHGWRLLPFYQYDTASGVWKYQGQGLRPAVNLQDLDFMDQDQTERPRPTATDIDYAGLLQQAEDVLLQEQQGQRFELSLPADAEALRWFVLPQAIEI; encoded by the coding sequence ATGACAGCGCTTATTCAACGGATACGGGATGCAGTAATTGGCTCGGATCAAACCATCACAACCCCTTTTGGCGATAAGCCACTGGTGTATGCCGATTACACAGCTTCAGGCCGAAGCCTGAACTTTATTGAAGAGTATATTCAGCAGCAGGTGTTGCCGTTTTATGCCAATACGCATACTGAGTCTTCCTATACCGGCGCACAGACAGGTCAGCTTCGTGAGCAGGCACGGACAGAAATTCGTCAGGCTGTGAATGCTGACGACACTTATGAAGTGATCTTTTGCGGTTCAGGGGCAACGGCTGCTATCCATAAACTGGTGGATATACTTAATTTACGTTTGCCGGCTGATTTGAATGATCGTTATAAATTTACCGATATGATTCCACAGGACCAGCGTCCGGTAGTATTCATTGGTGCTTATGAGCATCACTCCAATGAGTTGCCATGGCGGGAAAGTATTGCCGATGTCGTGGTGATTCCACTGAGCGAGACAGGACTGCTGGATATACAGGTTCTGGAAGAAAAGCTGGTTGAATATCAGAACAGACCGCTGAAGATTGGCAGTTTCTCTGCGGCTTCTAATGTTACCGGGTTGAAGAGCAACGTGGTTGGTATCAGTCATTTGCTAAAGCGTTTTGGAGCTTTTGCATTTTGGGATTATGCAGCCGGCGCACCCTATGTAGGTATTGATATGCTTTCAGGTGGTAAGCCAGACAGCGCGCTGGATGCTGTGTTTATTTCGCCGCATAAGTTCATTGGTGGTCCGGGTACTCCTGGAATTCTGGTCGTCAATAAAGCGCTGCTGACGAATCGGGTACCGGCCGTGCCGGGCGGTGGTACGGTAATTTATGTAACCCCTGAAGATCACAGTTACACAGAGCACGGTGAACGCAGAGAAGAAGGTGGAACGCCGGCGATTATTGAGTCTATTCGTGCCGGTCTGGTGTTTAGGTTACAGCAGCAGGTTGGAGTAGAGAGAATAGAAAAACTGGAAACCGACTTTGTTCGCCGTGCACTGCAGCATTGGGGCAATAACGATAAAATCGAAGTGTTGGGTAATCCTGATGCCCCACGTTTATCTATAGTTTCTCTGCGAATTAAGTATCAGCAGGAAGATCTTCATTACGGATTTGTTGTTGCCTTGCTGAATGATCTGTTTGGCATTCAGGCGCGCGGTGGATGCTCCTGTGCTGGTCCCTATGGTCATGCGCTACTCGATATGGATATGCAGTATAGCAAGGCTGTAGAAGCTCAGATTAAGGCTGCACAGATGGTGATGCGTCCAGGCTGGAGTCGTCTGAACTTTAATTACTTTATTGACGAAGCCTGTTTTCAGTATTTGTTACAGGCTATAGACCTGGTTGCTGAGCATGGCTGGCGTCTACTGCCGTTCTACCAGTACGATACCGCTTCAGGCGTTTGGAAGTATCAGGGGCAAGGTTTGCGACCTGCGGTGAATTTGCAGGATTTGGATTTTATGGATCAGGATCAGACGGAGCGGCCTCGGCCAACAGCAACAGATATTGATTATGCAGGTTTGTTGCAGCAGGCAGAAGACGTTTTGCTACAGGAGCAGCAAGGCCAGCGTTTTGAGCTGAGTTTACCGGCTGACGCAGAAGCATTGCGCTGGTTTGTGTTGCCGCAGGCGATTGAAATCTGA
- a CDS encoding HAD family hydrolase: MFDLNKFRHWVFDLDGTLTRPVHDFAHMRRELGIPEGEAILETIEQTPEPQKQVLLQRLDELEGYYARQAEPAEGVQDLIVRLHAAGCKLGILTRNKKDFAISSLQAIGVGEYFHAEEVLGRDEARPKPDPEGLQKLCQRWKVVGDELIMVGDFRFDLEAGKAIDAQTVHVSAVGTIEWPELTDVRIHSLAELL; the protein is encoded by the coding sequence ATGTTCGATCTGAATAAATTTCGTCACTGGGTATTTGATCTGGACGGGACTTTAACCCGTCCGGTTCACGATTTTGCGCATATGCGTCGTGAGTTAGGTATCCCGGAAGGTGAAGCTATTCTGGAGACGATCGAACAAACACCTGAGCCGCAAAAACAGGTGCTGTTGCAGCGGCTCGACGAGCTTGAAGGATATTATGCCCGTCAGGCAGAGCCGGCTGAAGGTGTGCAGGACCTGATTGTCAGGCTGCACGCTGCTGGTTGTAAGTTGGGTATCCTTACCCGTAATAAAAAAGATTTTGCTATTAGTTCTCTACAGGCGATTGGTGTCGGCGAATATTTCCATGCTGAAGAAGTGCTGGGCCGTGACGAAGCCAGGCCTAAGCCTGACCCTGAAGGCTTACAAAAGCTCTGTCAGCGCTGGAAGGTTGTTGGTGATGAGTTGATTATGGTGGGAGATTTCCGGTTTGATCTGGAGGCTGGTAAAGCCATAGATGCTCAGACCGTGCATGTGTCTGCTGTCGGGACAATAGAATGGCCCGAACTGACCGATGTGCGTATTCATTCGCTGGCAGAGTTACTCTGA
- a CDS encoding HIT domain-containing protein yields the protein MDELELEFELDPRLAADCIHIGDFPLCRLLLMNDANYPWCILVPRRAGATEIYHLPEEEQQQLIHESSFLAENLHDIFAARKMNVAAIGNMVAQLHVHHVVRYESDAAWPAPVWGAVPARPYSETELYEVKHKVEVILNGALALNRAS from the coding sequence ATGGACGAGCTTGAGCTGGAGTTTGAACTGGATCCCCGTTTAGCCGCCGATTGTATTCATATTGGCGACTTTCCGCTGTGCCGGTTGTTATTAATGAATGATGCAAATTATCCATGGTGCATTTTGGTACCACGGCGTGCAGGCGCGACAGAGATTTACCATTTACCTGAAGAAGAGCAGCAGCAGCTGATTCATGAGTCGTCATTTTTGGCTGAGAATCTGCATGACATCTTTGCTGCCAGAAAAATGAATGTTGCCGCTATTGGTAACATGGTCGCGCAGCTGCATGTGCATCATGTGGTACGTTACGAGAGCGATGCAGCCTGGCCCGCGCCGGTATGGGGTGCAGTGCCTGCCAGGCCTTATTCAGAAACTGAACTGTATGAAGTAAAGCATAAAGTTGAGGTTATTCTGAACGGAGCTTTGGCGCTAAACCGGGCAAGTTAA
- a CDS encoding DUF2797 domain-containing protein — MSTDISILQQLGCGALSKMPVSLAEPVAYQLQLGEQQISLNEYIGRRIRLSFAGEIHCSNCGRKTKKSFAQGYCYPCFRKLPQCDTCIMAPERCHYHLGTCRDPEWGERFCKQSHYVYLANSSGIKVGITRGNQLPTRWIDQGAVQALPILKVSERRWSGLVERVIGQHVSDKTNWRAMLKGQVDKLDLIAERDRLLALCADELTALEQEHDTQFEYLSDSEVLELNYPVLNYPSKVSSLNLDKTPEVEGVLQGIKGQYLILDIGVINIRKYSSYQVEFSAV, encoded by the coding sequence ATGAGCACTGATATCAGTATTCTGCAGCAACTGGGCTGTGGTGCTTTAAGCAAAATGCCAGTTAGCCTGGCTGAACCTGTTGCTTACCAGCTACAGCTGGGCGAGCAGCAAATTTCTCTCAATGAATATATTGGACGTCGTATCCGGCTGAGTTTTGCCGGTGAGATTCATTGCAGTAACTGTGGCCGTAAAACCAAGAAGAGTTTTGCGCAGGGTTATTGTTATCCATGTTTCAGAAAGCTGCCGCAGTGCGATACCTGTATTATGGCGCCTGAGCGTTGCCATTATCATTTGGGTACCTGCCGTGATCCTGAATGGGGTGAGCGTTTCTGTAAGCAGAGTCACTACGTTTATCTGGCCAATTCTTCCGGTATTAAAGTGGGTATCACCCGGGGCAATCAGTTGCCAACCCGCTGGATTGATCAGGGGGCTGTTCAGGCACTGCCAATCCTGAAGGTAAGCGAACGCCGCTGGTCAGGTTTAGTTGAACGGGTTATCGGCCAGCATGTCAGCGATAAAACGAACTGGCGGGCGATGCTGAAGGGCCAGGTAGATAAACTGGATTTGATTGCTGAACGAGATCGTTTACTGGCGTTGTGTGCGGACGAACTGACCGCGCTTGAGCAAGAGCATGATACACAGTTTGAGTATCTCAGTGATTCTGAGGTACTGGAACTTAACTACCCTGTGCTTAATTATCCAAGTAAGGTCAGCAGTCTTAATCTGGATAAAACGCCAGAGGTTGAAGGTGTGTTGCAGGGCATTAAAGGTCAGTATCTGATACTTGATATCGGAGTTATTAATATCCGTAAGTACAGCTCATACCAGGTTGAATTTAGTGCAGTTTGA
- the pepN gene encoding aminopeptidase N has translation MTQSQPNEIFLKDYQVPAYLIETTALRFELGEDNTRVFADLKIIRNPECQQSNPALQLDGHPDLVLQELAIDGRSLTTDEYQREGELLSIAAVPQAFELHCVTVLEPQNNTALEGLYKSDGMFCTQCEAEGFRRITFYPDRPDVMSVFETIVVAEKALYPILLSNGNAVERGEEGDTHWVRWQDPFPKPAYLFALVAGDLKYIEDSYTTMSGRDVKLQIFAESKDLDKLDYGMTSLKKSMRWDEEVYGREYDLDIFMVVAVDFFNMGAMENKGLNIFNTSCVLAHPATTVDAGFQRVEAVVAHEYFHNWSGNRVTCRDWFQLSLKEGFTVFRDSEFSADMNSRTVKRVEDVSLLRTAQFAEDAGPMAHPVRPASFIEISNFYTLTVYEKGCEVVRMIHTLLGADEFRKGSDLYFERHDGQAVTTDDFVQSMEDASGRDLTQFRRWYSQAGTPVIDASGTYDAEARRFSLTLRQSCPATPDMAEKQPFHIPVAIGLLDQQGGEYLLENSATTQVLDFTAAEQVFHFENIDSEPVPSLLRGFSAPVKLSYPYSQEAHIFLMQHDSDGFNRWDASQQLAVEMMQALIVDHQAGKALQLPEQLVNAYRTVLADSSLDKAMVSKILTLPSQAYLSELAEVIDVEAIHKVREFVRNTLAAELEPLWQDVYQANLSEAAYSPDADSIARRSLKNLALAYLLATGKEEYLQLALQQYDAADNMTDQQAALTLVTHSDFSAATDDLLARFYDSWKDESLVVNQWLSVQASKPSEGALARVEALLQHPAYDAKNPNKIRSLVGAFCGQNPVNFHHQDGSGYAFLADQIIQLNKQNPQIASRLLGPLTRWKKYAPARQQQMRAELERIKASGELSKDVFEVLTKSLAV, from the coding sequence ATGACTCAGTCACAACCGAATGAAATTTTTCTCAAGGATTATCAGGTTCCTGCTTACCTGATTGAAACCACGGCACTGCGTTTTGAGCTGGGTGAAGACAATACCCGCGTGTTTGCCGACCTTAAAATTATCCGAAATCCTGAATGTCAGCAAAGTAACCCTGCGTTGCAGTTAGATGGTCATCCTGACCTGGTGCTTCAGGAGCTGGCTATTGATGGGCGTAGTCTGACCACCGATGAGTATCAGCGCGAAGGTGAGCTGCTAAGCATAGCAGCTGTTCCGCAAGCGTTTGAACTGCACTGTGTCACTGTTCTTGAGCCACAGAATAATACTGCACTTGAAGGCCTGTATAAGTCTGACGGTATGTTCTGCACTCAGTGTGAAGCAGAAGGTTTTCGCCGGATAACTTTTTATCCTGACCGCCCGGATGTGATGTCTGTTTTCGAAACAATAGTCGTAGCAGAAAAAGCGCTGTACCCGATTTTACTGTCGAACGGTAATGCTGTTGAACGTGGTGAAGAAGGTGACACTCACTGGGTGCGCTGGCAGGATCCTTTCCCTAAGCCTGCTTATCTATTTGCACTGGTTGCCGGTGATCTGAAATACATTGAAGACAGCTATACAACAATGTCCGGTCGCGATGTGAAGTTGCAGATCTTTGCTGAAAGTAAAGATCTCGACAAGCTGGACTACGGCATGACTTCGCTGAAAAAGTCCATGCGCTGGGATGAAGAAGTCTATGGCCGTGAATATGACCTGGACATCTTTATGGTTGTAGCGGTGGATTTCTTCAATATGGGGGCGATGGAAAATAAAGGTCTGAATATCTTTAATACGTCCTGCGTCCTGGCTCATCCGGCAACGACTGTCGATGCAGGTTTCCAGCGGGTAGAGGCGGTCGTTGCCCATGAATATTTCCATAACTGGTCTGGTAACCGGGTTACCTGCCGTGACTGGTTCCAGTTGAGTCTTAAGGAAGGCTTTACGGTTTTCCGGGATTCTGAGTTTTCAGCGGACATGAACTCGCGCACGGTAAAACGTGTTGAAGATGTGTCTTTGTTGCGTACCGCTCAGTTTGCTGAGGATGCAGGTCCAATGGCGCATCCTGTTCGCCCGGCCTCATTCATAGAGATTTCGAACTTTTATACCCTGACAGTCTATGAAAAGGGCTGTGAAGTGGTACGTATGATTCATACGTTACTGGGGGCAGATGAATTCCGTAAAGGTTCTGATCTGTATTTTGAACGTCATGATGGTCAGGCTGTGACTACTGATGATTTTGTTCAGTCTATGGAAGACGCCAGTGGTCGGGATTTAACTCAGTTCCGTCGCTGGTATTCACAGGCCGGTACGCCGGTTATTGATGCCAGTGGTACTTATGATGCAGAGGCACGGCGCTTCAGCCTGACATTGCGTCAGTCTTGCCCGGCGACGCCTGATATGGCCGAAAAGCAGCCATTCCATATTCCGGTCGCAATAGGTTTACTGGATCAGCAGGGCGGTGAATATTTGCTGGAGAATAGTGCCACGACCCAGGTGCTGGATTTCACTGCAGCTGAGCAGGTATTCCACTTCGAGAATATTGATTCTGAGCCGGTACCATCATTGTTGCGCGGTTTTTCTGCACCGGTGAAGCTGAGCTATCCCTATTCACAGGAAGCGCATATTTTCCTGATGCAGCATGACAGTGATGGTTTTAACCGTTGGGATGCTTCTCAACAGCTGGCTGTTGAAATGATGCAGGCGCTGATTGTTGATCATCAGGCGGGTAAGGCGTTACAGCTGCCGGAACAGTTAGTGAATGCGTATCGCACAGTGTTGGCAGATAGCTCTCTGGATAAAGCTATGGTCAGCAAGATTCTGACTTTGCCAAGCCAGGCGTATCTGAGTGAGCTGGCAGAGGTAATTGATGTTGAAGCGATTCACAAAGTTCGTGAGTTTGTGCGCAATACATTGGCGGCAGAGCTTGAGCCTTTATGGCAGGATGTTTATCAGGCTAATCTGAGCGAAGCGGCTTACAGTCCGGATGCTGATTCTATTGCCCGTCGGAGTCTGAAGAATCTGGCGTTGGCGTATTTGCTGGCGACTGGTAAAGAAGAGTATCTGCAGTTAGCGTTGCAGCAATATGATGCGGCTGACAATATGACTGATCAGCAGGCGGCACTGACATTGGTAACGCATTCTGATTTTAGCGCAGCAACTGATGACTTGTTGGCACGTTTTTATGACAGCTGGAAAGATGAGTCTCTGGTTGTGAACCAGTGGTTGTCTGTACAGGCGAGTAAGCCTTCTGAAGGCGCCTTAGCGCGGGTTGAAGCTTTATTGCAGCATCCTGCATATGATGCGAAAAACCCGAATAAGATACGTTCTTTAGTTGGCGCGTTCTGTGGCCAGAATCCGGTAAACTTCCATCATCAGGATGGTTCCGGGTATGCTTTCCTGGCGGATCAGATTATCCAGCTGAATAAACAAAACCCGCAGATAGCATCACGCTTGTTAGGGCCGCTTACGCGCTGGAAGAAATATGCACCGGCCCGTCAGCAGCAGATGCGTGCTGAGTTGGAGCGTATTAAAGCCAGTGGTGAGCTGTCTAAAGATGTTTTCGAAGTATTGACGAAGAGTCTGGCGGTTTAA
- a CDS encoding rhomboid family intramembrane serine protease: MKPVLEVSLSVDLSEFTAMLWKHSVPHRVLEQDDKQILLVAHSVSDEQVRELFEHWQKGGSLQSVRSNHPRKSGVSVSELMRTPVTMLLILLSVLATFWVDFGADLQVMSYMSIVDFQVRGDQIRYGTDLWAELSKGEVWRLFTPAFMHGSVLHLVFNMLWMWIVARRLEMLFGSPALILMALVTGVVSNIAQFWDAGPLFLGMSGVVFGLLGFAVIWDRLKPPQPVGLPPAILGFILFMLALGYSDLLATFGFGQVANTAHLAGLIAGVMLALIAKAISMLRRP; encoded by the coding sequence ATGAAACCTGTTCTCGAAGTCTCTCTGAGTGTGGATTTAAGTGAATTTACCGCCATGTTGTGGAAGCACAGCGTGCCACACCGGGTGCTGGAACAGGATGATAAGCAGATTTTACTGGTCGCACACAGTGTCAGTGATGAGCAGGTCAGAGAGTTATTTGAGCACTGGCAAAAGGGCGGCAGCTTGCAGAGTGTTCGCAGTAATCATCCGCGGAAAAGTGGTGTGTCTGTATCAGAGCTGATGCGTACGCCTGTGACTATGTTACTGATACTACTGAGTGTACTGGCGACATTCTGGGTGGATTTTGGTGCTGATTTACAGGTTATGTCATATATGTCCATTGTCGATTTTCAGGTCCGGGGCGATCAGATTCGATACGGTACAGATTTATGGGCTGAACTGAGTAAGGGCGAAGTTTGGCGGCTGTTTACCCCTGCGTTCATGCACGGCAGTGTCTTGCATCTGGTATTTAATATGCTCTGGATGTGGATAGTTGCCCGCCGGCTGGAAATGCTGTTTGGTTCTCCGGCGCTGATTTTGATGGCGCTGGTTACCGGTGTTGTATCTAACATTGCGCAGTTCTGGGATGCCGGGCCACTGTTTTTGGGTATGTCCGGTGTGGTGTTTGGCTTGCTTGGCTTTGCCGTTATATGGGACCGTCTCAAACCGCCTCAGCCGGTTGGTTTGCCGCCCGCAATACTTGGTTTTATTCTGTTCATGCTGGCGCTGGGCTATTCAGATCTGCTGGCTACGTTTGGGTTTGGGCAGGTTGCCAATACCGCTCACCTTGCCGGTTTAATTGCCGGTGTCATGTTAGCGTTAATTGCTAAGGCCATTAGTATGTTACGTCGCCCCTGA
- a CDS encoding Lrp/AsnC family transcriptional regulator, translated as MDIKDRQILNILQQDCSLSLQAIAEKVNLSPTPCWKRIKRLEETGVIKSRVALLDADKVNLGVSVFVHIKTQHHDSQWLENFANKVTELKEVVECYRMAGEWDYLLRVVVADIQAFDQFYKILVNRVEGISNVTSSFSMEEIKNTTRLPLL; from the coding sequence ATGGACATTAAAGACCGCCAGATACTCAATATTCTCCAGCAAGACTGCAGCCTTTCATTGCAGGCCATTGCTGAAAAAGTAAATCTTTCCCCTACCCCCTGCTGGAAACGAATAAAACGCTTAGAAGAAACCGGTGTTATCAAATCACGGGTGGCATTGCTTGATGCTGATAAAGTAAATCTGGGAGTGTCAGTCTTTGTACATATTAAAACTCAACACCATGATAGCCAGTGGCTGGAAAACTTTGCGAATAAAGTCACAGAATTGAAAGAAGTCGTTGAGTGCTACCGGATGGCAGGCGAATGGGATTATTTACTAAGAGTGGTCGTTGCAGATATTCAGGCGTTTGATCAATTCTACAAAATTCTTGTGAACCGGGTAGAAGGTATCAGTAATGTGACGTCGAGCTTTTCAATGGAAGAAATAAAAAACACCACCCGCCTGCCTTTACTCTGA
- a CDS encoding GNAT family N-acetyltransferase gives MTTFSFHNSIADIGQETWDTLVHRPGDGLDYPFIRYGFLHALENSGSVCAKTGWQAFHLVINDPEPVGVMPLYIKQHSYGEYVFDWAWADAYQRYGLEYYPKLLNAIPFTPSTGPRLCLSANLSAAQQAELHQAIAQALTQVCQQHKLSGWHSLFLESEVIPLLQGKGIKRRLGSQYHWFNQNYTDFDDFLSYFSSRKRKNVRKERQKIEQQTIEHRFLNGSQISNSELESFYNFYQVTYLKRGRSGYLNLDFFRQLCEQIPDNLLFCIASKDNDDVAAALYLRDSTTLYGRYWGCLDEFDSLHFETCYYQGIDYCIQHGLKRFDPGAQGEHKIQRGFKPIETWSVHWLAEAGFDQAISQFLNEEEQMMREHMSVLEAQLPFKADS, from the coding sequence ATGACCACATTTAGCTTTCATAACTCAATTGCCGATATTGGTCAGGAGACCTGGGATACCTTGGTGCACAGACCCGGCGACGGACTTGATTATCCGTTTATACGCTATGGCTTTTTACATGCTCTGGAGAACAGCGGAAGCGTTTGTGCAAAAACCGGCTGGCAGGCATTTCATCTGGTAATCAATGATCCTGAACCTGTTGGCGTTATGCCACTGTATATCAAGCAGCATTCATACGGTGAATACGTATTCGACTGGGCCTGGGCCGATGCCTATCAGCGTTACGGGCTGGAATATTATCCAAAACTGCTTAATGCCATTCCTTTTACACCCAGCACCGGCCCCCGTCTTTGTCTGTCTGCGAACCTAAGTGCAGCACAGCAGGCCGAGCTACATCAGGCAATAGCACAGGCACTGACGCAGGTTTGCCAGCAACATAAACTGTCTGGCTGGCACAGCTTATTCCTAGAATCTGAAGTCATTCCTCTCTTGCAGGGTAAAGGCATTAAGCGCAGATTAGGCAGCCAGTACCACTGGTTTAATCAGAACTATACTGACTTCGATGATTTCTTAAGTTATTTCAGCTCCAGAAAGCGCAAGAACGTTCGCAAAGAGCGGCAAAAGATTGAGCAACAGACAATCGAACATCGCTTTTTGAATGGCAGTCAGATCAGCAACAGCGAGCTGGAAAGCTTTTATAACTTTTATCAGGTGACTTATCTCAAGCGGGGACGCTCCGGATATCTGAATCTCGATTTTTTCCGCCAGCTCTGCGAGCAAATACCAGACAACCTTTTGTTCTGCATTGCCAGTAAAGATAATGACGACGTTGCGGCAGCACTCTATCTGCGGGATTCAACAACCCTCTACGGGCGCTATTGGGGCTGTCTTGACGAATTTGACAGCTTGCATTTCGAAACCTGTTATTACCAGGGAATCGATTATTGCATTCAACACGGTTTAAAACGCTTTGATCCTGGTGCACAGGGCGAACATAAAATTCAGCGCGGCTTTAAACCTATCGAAACCTGGTCTGTTCACTGGCTCGCTGAGGCCGGATTTGATCAGGCTATCAGCCAGTTTCTGAATGAAGAAGAACAAATGATGCGCGAACATATGTCTGTTCTTGAAGCTCAGTTACCTTTTAAAGCCGACAGTTAA